The following are from one region of the Coffea eugenioides isolate CCC68of chromosome 2, Ceug_1.0, whole genome shotgun sequence genome:
- the LOC113761863 gene encoding putative glycerol-3-phosphate transporter 1, translating into MGSPSESVAEKNQGKPRGIVLIEKLKKTSVSFNTYQAVVLIVTFFAYASFHATRKTTSIVKSALDPESGAKSTKLLLQLGNGWPPFNGPDGTSLLGELDVAFLFVYAIGMYFSGHMGDRMDLRLFLTAGMVGTGVFTALFGVGYWGNVHIFYYFLIVQMMAGLFQSTGWPSVVAVVGNWFGKKKRGLIMGIWNAHTSVGNITGSLVASALLKYGWGWSTAVPGLGIAFIGLMVFLFLPVSPESVGANNDEEDEECSPKKDGEEISEPLLRSEKEEVESAVGFIEAWKIPGVAPFALCLFFAKLVAYTFLYWLPFYINHTAIDARYLSDEESGNLSTLFDVGGVVGGILAGHISDHLNARAITAASFMYCAIPALFFYRSYGNISMTMNIILMLITGMFVNGPYALITTAVSADLGTHSSLKGNARALATVTAIIDGTGSIGAAIGPLLTGYISAKSWNAVFTMLMAAALVAGLLLTRLVVSEVATKIQESRSCPGPPPVEV; encoded by the exons ATGGGTTCCCCTTCAGAATCCGTAGCGGAGAAAAACCAGGGAAAGCCCCGGGGAATTGTACTGAttgagaaattaaagaaaacctCAGTTTCTTTCAACACCTATCAAGCCGTTGTCCTAATTGTAACATTCTTTGCTTACGCATCATTCCATGCTACTCGGAAAACTACCAGCATTGTCAAGAGCGCACTTGATCCTGAATCAGGAGCTAAAAGCACCAAATTGTTGCTTCAGCTTGGAAATGGTTGGCCACCATTCAATGGTCCAGATGGCACATCATTGCTTGGTGAACTTGATGTtgcctttctttttgtttatgCCATAGGAATGTATTTCTCTGGCCACATGGGTGATAGAATGGATCTTAGACTATTCCTAACTGCAGGAATGGTTGGAACTGGTGTATTCACAGCCCTTTTTGGGGTTGGGTATTGGGGGAATGTCCACATCTTTTACTACTTTTTGATAGTTCAGATGATGGCAGGATTGTTCCAATCTACTGGATGGCCATCAGTGGTGGCAGTTGTTGGGAATTGGTTtgggaagaagaagagagggcTTATAATGGGCATTTGGAATGCTCACACTTCTGTGGGTAACATTACAGGGTCCTTGGTTGCTTCGGCTTTATTAAAGTATGGATGGGGATGGTCAACTGCTGTTCCTGGTCTGGGAATTGCCTTCATTGGCTTGATggtattccttttcttacctgTTAGTCCGGAGTCTGTTGGGGCCAAcaatgatgaagaagatgaagaatgCTCTCCCAAAAAAGATGGCGAGGAAATATCAGAACCTCTTCTCAGATCAGAGAAGGAAGAGGTGGAGTCTGCAGTTGGGTTCATCGAAGCATGGAAAATTCCTGGTGTTGCACCTTTTGCTCTTTGCCTATTCTTCGCCAAGTTGGTGGCTTATACGTTTCTGTATTGGCTTCCTTTTTATATTAACCATACAG CTATAGATGCAAGGTACTTGTCTGATGAAGAGTCTGGAAACCTGTCGACATTGTTTGATGTTGGAGGGGTTGTTGGAGGAATTCTAGCCGGTCATATTTCCGATCATTTAAATGCTAGAGCTATAACAGCTGCGAGCTTTATGTACTGCGCTATTCCTGCTCTGTTCTTTTACAGAAGTTATGGAAACATCTCGATGACCATGAATATCATCCTCATGTTGATCACCGGCATGTTTGTCAATGGACCTTACGCTCTCATCACAACTGCTGTATCGGCTGACCTGGGAACACATAGCTCATTGAAAGGCAACGCCAGGGCTTTAGCAACTGTTACTGCAATAATAGATGGCACTGGTTCAATTGGAGCTGCCATCGGTCCACTGCTAACAGGGTACATTTCAGCTAAGAGCTGGAATGCAGTTTTCACAATGCTCATGGCAGCTGCTCTAGTTGCGGGTTTGCTTCTTACTAGGCTTGTTGTGTCAGAGGTGGCTACCAAGATTCAAGAGTCGAGGTCCTGTCCAGGGCCGCCTCCTGTTGAAGTGTGA